Proteins co-encoded in one Vicia villosa cultivar HV-30 ecotype Madison, WI unplaced genomic scaffold, Vvil1.0 ctg.000121F_1_1, whole genome shotgun sequence genomic window:
- the LOC131624426 gene encoding uncharacterized protein LOC131624426 has protein sequence MGCYKDDRPELDGVVFNCLSFEYWNMLEAPFSMEEVKEVVWLGYYFHARGKLPKSIMASFLELIQKIDSPQQVEDYRPICLIGYLYRLLSKLLAGRLKKVIGKLVSPIQSAFIEGRQMMDGVVVLNEPSGKICGVKRSPARGSNVPVYFSSCCGGFHGFQFNQQIHFELLQFANDTVMLCDGSLDNLWCVKAVLRGFERVFGLCINFNKSKIYSINIGEDMLTAATNFLPCEIGRLPFLFHGLPIGANHRRKDTWKPIFNKLSRRLVLAGDFV, from the exons atggggtgttacaaggaTGATCGTCCAGAGCTTGATGGTGTTGTTTTTAATTGTCTTTCTTTTGAGTATTGGAATATGTTGGAGGCTCCGTTTTCAATGGAGGAAGTTAAAGAAGTTGTTTGGCTTGGATACT ACTTTCATGCTAGGGGTAAACTGCCTAAGTCAATTATGGCTTCATTCTTGGaattaattcaaaaaattgaTAGCCCTCAACAGGTTGAAGATTACAGGCCTATTTGTCTAATTGGATATTTATATCGTTTGTTGTCAAAACTGCTGGCTGGTAGATTGAAGAAAGTTATAGGTAAACTTGTTTCACCTATTCAATCGGCTTTTATTGAAGGAAGACAAATGATGGATGGAGTGGTTGTGTTGAATGAG CCCAGCGGCAAAATTTGTGGCGTCAAGAGGTCTCCGGCAAGGGGATCCAATGTCCCCGTTTATTTTTCTTCTTGTTGTGGTGGTTTTCATGGATTTCAATTCAATCAGCAAATTCATTTCGAGCTATTACAATTCGCAAATGACACGGTTATGCTATGTGATGGGAGTTTGGACAATTTGTGGTGTGTCAAGGCGGTTCTGCGAGGCTTTGAGCGTGTTTTCGGATTATGTATCAACTTCAACAAAAGCAAAATATATAGTATCAATATTGGGGAGGATATGTTAACGGCTGCGACTAATTTTCTCCCCTGTGAGATTGGCAGATTGCCTTTTCTTTTCCATGGGCTTCCTATTGGCGCAAATCATAGGAGAAAGGACACTTGGAAACCAATCTTCAACAAATTATCTAGAAGGCtggtgttagctggagatttcgtttaa